A DNA window from Candidatus Saccharimonadales bacterium contains the following coding sequences:
- a CDS encoding polysaccharide deacetylase family protein, whose amino-acid sequence MRFIHIKSRSSLLLALIMVVSILASSLSPLVAAAAVLPQNSGAKVSFTFDDGLTSALTQAAPALAQSGYTGTNYIITKCIGMTTAPNTCAADTTKSYMTAAQIIALQSQGWEIGSHTRTHPLTAAADNKKLTDAQLDAEMSGSKADLAAIGINATDFASPYGDYDNRSIAVESKYYESHRTFQDPSYTSTLGSDVATPVAGTNTFPYYAPIGSYPYNNYLLTTMEVQGDVSVAAVESAITQAKANNQWLVLVFHEIKADNDPTYSAAKDDYQYQAGNLAKIAAFVKSNNIPVTSMHNGLASGMDIMADSSFNNTIGAYSATTPSTGWTTDSATTIINDKQATSLAGHGSYDGTPTGPLNSIAVKSSTVQTHLFSPRVAITPGTTYTLTNFTNVTSTTGGINYIVDEYDAAGNYITSPTLIRALGPTGNAKTTNMVQVGDVNFLYTPSATAAFARVYADIAPATTGYIDNMRWLSPSGVVVTPPVIVPPVTPSGKSGDVNGDGVINIKDATLVSLNWGKTSATLSQGDANGDGVINIKDATLVSLNWGK is encoded by the coding sequence ATGCGATTTATACATATCAAATCTCGATCGAGTCTTCTTCTTGCACTAATCATGGTTGTAAGTATACTTGCATCTTCATTAAGTCCACTAGTTGCAGCAGCTGCGGTATTACCCCAGAACAGTGGTGCAAAGGTATCGTTTACATTTGACGATGGCCTAACTAGTGCGCTGACACAAGCAGCCCCTGCACTCGCACAGTCCGGTTACACAGGTACTAATTACATTATTACAAAATGTATTGGTATGACTACTGCGCCAAACACATGTGCAGCTGATACAACAAAAAGTTATATGACAGCAGCTCAAATCATTGCTCTCCAATCACAAGGTTGGGAAATCGGTTCACACACTCGAACCCATCCTTTAACAGCAGCTGCAGACAACAAGAAACTTACTGATGCTCAACTCGACGCAGAAATGTCTGGAAGTAAAGCAGATTTAGCAGCTATAGGAATCAATGCGACTGACTTTGCAAGCCCTTATGGTGATTATGATAATCGTAGCATTGCAGTTGAATCAAAATATTATGAATCACACCGAACATTCCAGGATCCTTCATATACATCTACACTTGGAAGCGACGTCGCAACACCAGTAGCTGGTACAAATACTTTTCCATATTACGCTCCTATCGGTAGCTACCCATACAATAATTATTTATTAACGACCATGGAAGTTCAAGGTGATGTCTCTGTTGCTGCAGTGGAAAGTGCTATTACTCAGGCTAAAGCAAATAACCAGTGGCTAGTTCTTGTATTTCACGAAATCAAAGCTGACAACGATCCTACATACAGTGCAGCAAAAGATGACTACCAATACCAAGCTGGTAACTTAGCAAAAATCGCAGCATTTGTGAAAAGTAATAATATTCCCGTGACAAGCATGCATAACGGTCTTGCAAGTGGTATGGATATTATGGCTGACAGCAGCTTTAATAATACTATTGGTGCGTATAGCGCAACAACTCCATCAACAGGATGGACAACTGATTCTGCAACTACAATCATAAACGATAAGCAGGCTACTTCGCTCGCTGGACATGGTAGTTATGATGGAACACCAACTGGTCCATTAAATAGTATTGCCGTTAAATCTAGTACGGTTCAAACTCATTTGTTCTCACCACGTGTTGCTATAACTCCTGGTACAACTTACACACTTACTAATTTTACAAATGTGACATCTACAACTGGTGGTATTAACTACATAGTTGACGAATATGATGCAGCTGGCAATTACATTACTAGTCCAACCTTAATCAGAGCACTAGGCCCAACAGGCAATGCTAAGACAACGAACATGGTGCAAGTGGGAGACGTAAACTTCCTATACACTCCTAGCGCGACGGCAGCATTTGCTCGTGTGTACGCAGACATCGCCCCAGCTACAACTGGTTATATCGACAACATGCGTTGGCTTAGCCCGTCAGGAGTTGTCGTAACACCTCCAGTCATCGTACCTCCAGTTACACCATCTGGTAAGTCCGGTGATGTTAACGGTGATGGAGTTATAAATATTAAAGATGCCACACTGGTATCACTGAATTGGGGCAAAACTAGTGCAACCCTTTCTCAGGGTGACGCAAACGGTGATGGAGTTATAAATATTAAAGATGCCACACTGGTATCACTGAATTGGGGCAAATAA